One part of the Brevundimonas subvibrioides ATCC 15264 genome encodes these proteins:
- the gspG gene encoding type II secretion system major pseudopilin GspG, protein MMTLPKRHNTARRARSHRAGLTLVEMIVVLAIIAVVAVLIVPNVIGRPDQARVTVAKTDLKTIATALRVYRLDNGDYPTTDQGLQALVTRPTAPPEPLSYAADGYLPEVPTDPWGKAYIYRSPGTGGAYDLLSYGKDGKEGGEALDADLSDKTR, encoded by the coding sequence ATGATGACTTTGCCGAAGCGTCACAATACAGCCCGCCGAGCCCGCTCGCATCGCGCTGGACTGACGCTGGTCGAGATGATCGTGGTGCTGGCCATCATCGCGGTCGTGGCCGTCCTGATCGTGCCCAATGTGATCGGCCGCCCGGACCAGGCGCGTGTGACCGTGGCCAAGACGGACCTGAAGACGATCGCCACGGCCCTGCGGGTCTACCGGCTCGACAACGGCGACTATCCGACCACGGATCAAGGGCTGCAGGCGCTGGTGACGCGCCCGACCGCGCCGCCCGAGCCGCTGTCCTACGCGGCCGACGGCTACCTGCCGGAGGTCCCGACCGATCCCTGGGGCAAGGCCTACATCTATCGAAGCCCGGGCACGGGCGGTGCCTATGACCTGCTGTCCTACGGCAAGGACGGCAAGGA
- the gspL gene encoding type II secretion system protein GspL — protein sequence MDRTYSGPTTVLVPSEDVLTVAVDLPFATRAQRLSALPFALEDAVAEPLATLHFALGTEVAPRRHIAGVVRHARIQGWIALLTEADLDPAILMPDALTLPMPPQGVWVVRVEGGRCLVRTDTGAGFALPLSALDGAWTAAGRPRLIPLGDALPATFAEAVGSETLHLGTMGEPVVVLPPLDLRQGPYAATRATSASALRTLALVAGVGVVAHIALLGLDTFLLDRMADRKEAEARTVLQAVAPATTPDEDIVAAADRIVPGAGSGVRPFTRLLAQTSGALPGAGAVAFNSATYAPGSLDMGVVVSDAATLDRAVQALTASGLTASGAPSGVDASSATNGLNATLKVTTGAAG from the coding sequence GTGGACAGAACTTATTCCGGACCCACCACGGTTCTGGTGCCGTCCGAAGACGTCCTGACCGTCGCCGTCGACCTGCCCTTCGCCACCCGAGCCCAGCGCCTGTCCGCCCTGCCGTTCGCGCTGGAAGACGCCGTCGCCGAACCGCTGGCGACCCTGCATTTCGCGCTCGGCACCGAGGTCGCGCCGCGCCGCCATATCGCCGGCGTCGTCCGCCACGCCCGGATACAGGGCTGGATCGCCCTGCTGACCGAGGCCGACCTCGACCCCGCCATCCTGATGCCGGACGCCCTGACCCTGCCGATGCCGCCCCAGGGCGTCTGGGTCGTCCGTGTCGAGGGCGGGCGCTGCCTCGTGCGGACCGACACCGGGGCCGGCTTCGCCCTGCCCCTGTCGGCCCTGGACGGGGCCTGGACCGCCGCCGGTCGGCCGCGCCTGATTCCGCTCGGCGACGCCCTGCCCGCCACCTTCGCCGAGGCGGTCGGGTCGGAGACCCTCCACCTCGGAACCATGGGCGAACCGGTCGTCGTCCTGCCGCCCCTGGACCTTCGCCAGGGCCCCTATGCCGCCACCCGCGCGACGTCGGCCTCGGCCCTCCGGACCCTGGCGCTCGTCGCCGGCGTCGGCGTCGTCGCCCACATCGCCCTGCTCGGCCTCGACACCTTCCTGCTCGACCGCATGGCCGACCGGAAGGAGGCCGAAGCGCGCACCGTTCTGCAGGCCGTCGCGCCCGCGACCACCCCCGACGAGGACATCGTCGCCGCCGCCGACCGCATCGTGCCCGGCGCGGGGTCCGGCGTCCGGCCCTTCACCCGCCTGCTGGCCCAGACGTCCGGTGCCCTGCCCGGGGCCGGGGCCGTGGCCTTCAACAGCGCCACCTACGCCCCCGGCAGCCTCGACATGGGCGTGGTGGTCTCCGACGCCGCCACCCTGGACCGCGCGGTCCAGGCGCTGACCGCCTCGGGCCTGACCGCCAGCGGCGCGCCGTCCGGCGTCGACGCCTCGTCCGCCACCAACGGCCTGAACGCGACCCTGAAGGTCACGACGGGAGCCGCCGGATGA
- the gspM gene encoding type II secretion system protein GspM, with the protein MKAPVLPNRASPALDAATAWYAGRSRREQVLLAVLGGFLTVAVLWLGILQPLLDARATAIGRIAAYETVMVRVRTAGPVGATAAGLSGPLETAIPAQAATFGIIPASVTPDGDAATVTVTEARYDSVVPWLAGLEASGATLSSVRIDRGSQPGVVNVSVRVQP; encoded by the coding sequence ATGAAGGCCCCCGTCCTCCCGAATCGCGCCTCGCCCGCGCTCGACGCCGCCACCGCCTGGTACGCCGGCCGGTCCCGCCGCGAGCAGGTGCTGCTCGCCGTGCTGGGCGGCTTCCTGACCGTCGCCGTCCTGTGGCTGGGGATCCTGCAGCCCCTGCTGGACGCCCGCGCCACCGCCATCGGCCGCATCGCCGCCTATGAAACCGTCATGGTCCGGGTCCGCACCGCGGGGCCCGTCGGGGCCACCGCCGCCGGCCTGTCCGGCCCGCTGGAAACCGCCATCCCCGCCCAGGCCGCCACCTTCGGCATCATCCCCGCCAGCGTGACGCCCGACGGCGACGCCGCCACGGTGACGGTGACCGAGGCCCGCTACGACAGCGTCGTGCCGTGGCTCGCCGGTCTCGAAGCCTCGGGGGCCACCCTGTCGTCCGTCCGCATCGACCGGGGCAGCCAGCCGGGCGTCGTCAACGTATCTGTGCGCGTCCAGCCATGA
- the gspE gene encoding type II secretion system ATPase GspE gives MSLAEDTAAAPATLAYGFARRRGAMILRGGDRPVCLHRRSATLETLLEVRRVNGGDIAFEAVDDDRFDAVLREQTGSEAAPAADYAASEDDLAALAEDAAAVDDLLDSRDDAPVVRLINALLLQAIRDGASDIHIEAEEKRLIVRFRIDGVLREVLEPARALAPLLVSRIKVMARLDIAEKRVPHDGRVTLRIGGLDVDVRVSTIPSQHGERVVLRLLDRGSTSLDLAQLGMSDRDLDTFERMITRPHGVILVTGPTGSGKTTTLYSALTRLNDRRRNIMTVEDPIEYALDGIGQMQVNARIDLTFARGLRAILRQDPDVIMVGEIRDHETAEVAVRASMTGHLMLSTLHTNTAVGSVTRLIDMGVERYLLAPMLSGLIAQRLVRRLCPHCKAPSEATQADSEMTGGVVPVGARIFRPVGCPECRGEGYKGRLGVYEVIEIDGEMQQAIHDGAAEADLIRLARQRGPGLLEDGAAKALDGETSVQEVARVVREDV, from the coding sequence ATGAGCCTCGCCGAAGACACCGCCGCCGCCCCCGCCACCCTCGCCTACGGCTTCGCCCGGCGGCGCGGAGCCATGATCCTGCGGGGCGGCGATCGGCCCGTCTGCCTGCACCGCCGCAGCGCCACGCTCGAGACCCTGCTGGAGGTCCGCCGCGTCAACGGTGGGGACATCGCCTTCGAGGCCGTGGACGACGACCGCTTCGACGCCGTCCTGCGCGAACAGACCGGCAGCGAGGCCGCCCCCGCGGCCGACTATGCCGCCTCGGAGGACGATCTGGCCGCCCTGGCCGAGGACGCCGCCGCCGTCGACGATCTGCTCGACAGCCGGGACGACGCCCCCGTGGTGCGCCTGATCAACGCCCTCCTGCTCCAGGCCATCCGCGACGGCGCCTCCGACATCCATATCGAGGCCGAGGAAAAGCGGCTGATCGTGCGCTTCCGCATCGACGGCGTCCTGCGCGAGGTGCTCGAGCCCGCCCGCGCCCTGGCTCCCCTGCTGGTCAGCCGCATCAAGGTCATGGCCCGCCTCGACATCGCCGAGAAGCGCGTCCCCCACGACGGCCGCGTCACCCTGCGCATCGGCGGTCTGGACGTCGACGTCCGCGTCTCGACCATCCCGTCCCAGCACGGCGAGCGGGTGGTGCTGCGCCTGCTCGACCGCGGCTCGACCAGTCTGGATCTCGCCCAGCTGGGCATGAGCGACCGCGACCTCGACACCTTCGAGCGGATGATCACCCGTCCGCACGGGGTGATCCTGGTCACCGGCCCGACCGGCTCGGGCAAGACCACCACCCTCTATTCGGCCCTGACCCGCCTGAACGACCGCCGCCGCAACATCATGACGGTCGAGGATCCGATCGAATACGCGCTGGATGGCATCGGCCAGATGCAGGTCAACGCCCGCATCGACCTCACCTTCGCCCGGGGCCTCCGCGCCATCCTGCGCCAGGACCCCGACGTCATCATGGTCGGCGAGATCCGGGACCACGAGACCGCCGAGGTCGCCGTCCGCGCCTCCATGACCGGTCACCTGATGCTGTCGACCCTGCACACCAATACGGCCGTCGGCAGCGTCACCCGGCTGATCGACATGGGCGTCGAACGCTATCTGCTGGCCCCCATGCTGTCGGGCCTGATCGCCCAGCGTCTGGTCCGCCGCCTCTGCCCCCACTGCAAGGCCCCCTCCGAGGCCACCCAGGCCGACAGCGAGATGACCGGCGGCGTGGTCCCGGTCGGCGCCCGCATCTTCCGCCCCGTCGGCTGCCCCGAATGCCGGGGCGAGGGCTACAAGGGTCGGCTGGGCGTCTATGAGGTCATCGAGATCGACGGCGAGATGCAGCAGGCCATCCATGACGGCGCGGCCGAGGCCGATCTGATCCGTCTGGCCCGCCAGCGCGGTCCCGGCCTGCTTGAGGACGGCGCCGCCAAGGCCCTCGACGGCGAGACCTCGGTCCAGGAAGTCGCCCGCGTGGTCCGGGAAGACGTCTGA
- a CDS encoding type II secretion system F family protein: MPVYAFQAVDAEGKAHRGTIEAASDVGARQLVRDRGLLPTGVALAGERRKTDLSKGIVIFQRGISSKTLSAVTRQLSTLIGSDIRIEEALRIAAQQTEGQPIGVVLTDVRAAILEGRSFASALARHPKVFPEFYRASIAAGEQSGKLATVLAHLTEFVGNQEKARRKVQLALLYPALLAVVSLLMITLMMVYVVPDIVKVFVSRGAELPFLTRALIALSAFVQAFGLYVLIALAVAGLAWNRWLAVPANSRRFAEFLLKTPPFRSFVQHLNAARFAGSLATLVRSDVPLVEALQASAAVTPNRYARERAFLVAARVREGASLRRAMAEADVFPPLLLAIVAAGEQSGKLGHGLERAAQDLEQELDSLVQALVSLVEPGVLLVMGGIVLLMVLAILMPIVNLNNLAGL, translated from the coding sequence ATGCCGGTCTATGCCTTCCAGGCGGTCGATGCCGAGGGCAAGGCCCACAGGGGCACGATCGAGGCCGCCTCGGATGTCGGCGCGCGCCAGCTGGTTCGCGACCGGGGCCTTCTGCCCACGGGGGTCGCCCTGGCCGGGGAACGCCGCAAGACGGACCTGTCCAAGGGCATCGTCATCTTCCAGCGGGGCATCAGTTCAAAGACCCTGTCAGCCGTCACCCGCCAGCTCTCGACCCTGATCGGTTCGGACATCCGCATCGAGGAGGCGCTGCGCATCGCCGCCCAGCAGACCGAGGGCCAGCCGATCGGCGTGGTGCTGACCGACGTCCGCGCCGCCATCCTGGAGGGCCGCAGCTTCGCCTCGGCCCTGGCCCGCCATCCCAAGGTCTTCCCCGAATTCTACCGCGCCTCGATCGCGGCGGGCGAACAGTCAGGCAAGCTGGCGACCGTCCTGGCCCACCTGACCGAGTTCGTCGGCAATCAGGAGAAGGCCCGCCGCAAGGTCCAGCTGGCCCTGCTCTACCCCGCCCTGCTGGCGGTCGTGTCGCTGCTGATGATCACCCTGATGATGGTCTATGTGGTGCCCGACATCGTGAAGGTGTTCGTCTCGCGCGGGGCCGAGCTGCCCTTCCTGACCCGCGCCCTGATCGCCCTGTCGGCCTTCGTCCAGGCCTTCGGCCTCTATGTGCTGATCGCCCTCGCCGTGGCCGGTCTCGCCTGGAACCGCTGGCTCGCCGTCCCGGCCAACAGCCGCCGCTTCGCCGAATTCCTGCTGAAGACCCCGCCCTTCCGCAGCTTCGTCCAGCATCTGAACGCGGCGCGGTTCGCGGGCTCGCTGGCGACTCTCGTCCGCTCCGACGTGCCACTGGTGGAGGCGCTGCAGGCCTCGGCCGCCGTCACCCCCAACCGCTACGCCCGCGAGCGCGCCTTCCTGGTCGCCGCCCGGGTGCGCGAAGGGGCCTCCCTGCGTCGGGCCATGGCGGAGGCTGATGTCTTTCCGCCCCTGCTGCTGGCCATCGTCGCCGCGGGCGAACAGTCGGGCAAGCTGGGCCACGGTCTGGAACGCGCGGCGCAGGATCTGGAGCAGGAGCTGGACAGCCTGGTCCAGGCCCTGGTGTCGCTGGTCGAACCCGGCGTCCTGCTGGTGATGGGCGGCATCGTGCTGCTGATGGTATTGGCCATCCTGATGCCGATCGTGAACCTCAACAACCTCGCCGGGCTGTGA
- a CDS encoding prepilin-type N-terminal cleavage/methylation domain-containing protein → MRPLPGRHRHRVFSRPSSWGVLRRSSPLSTKRARSRQGFTLVEVLIAMALFALIGIAGFTLLDGVLRTQGATETRLSRLAEIQRAMLVISTDLDQVANSLGGSGAALSLQKTDLSGGVVNVQYDLTGDRLTRTLSGASGSRTQILLENVASVRWTFHRRRGDWLDTWPQPVTATPAPLAPPGPTTPPSTVSQGITAIGLDIVMAGLDGRPGATLRRVVSVPLMEDAASAPTVPAQP, encoded by the coding sequence ATGCGCCCCCTGCCCGGCCGTCATCGCCATCGCGTGTTCTCCAGACCTTCATCATGGGGCGTTCTCCGGCGTTCGTCGCCGCTTAGCACGAAGCGGGCACGGTCGCGCCAGGGTTTCACCCTCGTCGAGGTGCTGATCGCCATGGCGCTCTTCGCCCTGATCGGCATCGCCGGTTTCACCCTGCTGGACGGCGTCCTGCGCACCCAGGGCGCGACCGAGACCCGGCTGTCGCGCCTCGCCGAGATCCAGCGCGCCATGCTGGTGATCTCCACCGACCTCGACCAGGTCGCCAACTCCCTGGGCGGTTCCGGAGCGGCCCTGTCGCTGCAGAAGACCGACCTGTCGGGCGGCGTCGTCAACGTTCAGTACGACCTGACCGGCGATCGCCTGACCCGCACCCTGTCCGGCGCGTCCGGGTCCCGGACCCAGATCCTGCTAGAGAACGTCGCCTCCGTGCGCTGGACCTTCCATCGTCGGCGCGGCGACTGGCTGGACACCTGGCCCCAGCCTGTGACCGCCACGCCCGCCCCGCTCGCCCCGCCCGGCCCGACGACGCCGCCCTCGACCGTGTCGCAGGGCATCACCGCCATCGGCCTCGATATCGTCATGGCCGGTCTCGACGGACGTCCCGGCGCCACCTTGCGCCGCGTCGTCTCGGTGCCTCTGATGGAAGACGCCGCGTCTGCCCCGACGGTACCGGCCCAGCCCTGA
- a CDS encoding TonB-dependent receptor → MFYAPGGRTRAYRNGLVAGTSALAIALTLSVGAASAQTAPAQDEETQVDEIVVTGFRASLDAALGIKRREAGVVDVIVAEDIADFPDLNLAESIQRIPGVSLDRDAGEGRSLTVRGLSSDFTRTRINGMEAQATTGGSDSSGGANRGRGFDFNVFASELFNSITVRKTAAAETEEGSLGATIDLQAVRPFDYDEGFTFAASAQGGYNDLSETTNPRAAVLLSNIWGDGRFGALISAAYSERDLWEEGFSSVRWAPAAAPGSTNSGGFCSPVGVTPQNPGNSTANGSSAANCAVGVARPANTASNVAAYNTANQANVFIPRLPRYGRLTHHQERLGVTGAFQFKPDDATVLSLDVLYSKLDSTRQEDFLESLSFSRNAAAGGQTQIAVREAAVENGALVYGVFDNVDVRSEQRFDELTTEFTQVNFTAEHDFSDTVRGKFFIGRALSEYTNPVQTTVTLDRQNIQGYSFDFRGNPNTPTLNYGFDVASPANWQWRDVTLGTTLATLPRSEIRLRPNGVTTTFESISGDLEWDVRDWLTLKVGVNGKSFQSDSYEFRRTDETLVPALPAGTTVANISNVLTGFGNDLGGTGNATSWLRPDLNALASLFNIYCNCNTGVAGGDFTLTGVTNGNARGGNRTIREDDFAYYAQADFNTELMGVPFRGNFGVRQVRTELDARGFSSTGGGTRVSGTNTYEDTLPSLNLAIEPAQDLIVRFAAAKVMARPQIGNTLAGTNYLVPTTSLSTATNFTASIGNVDLEPFRAKTYDLSVEWYFTDEALISFAYFYKDIDTYIQIIRQDLPYTALTALNPTAFDPAFCTTTCSGSTVFQLTSAVNTEGGPLKGFEISYQQPFTFLPGFLQYLGVQANYTHVESEIDYCNDAVCSTFVTNDLINLSPAAYNGTLYYDDDRFSARISAAYRDEYLQNVPGRNGNLVEGKIETLNIDVSSSFKLTDQITLTFEGLNLTDEDNHQYVGDDNRQSTSVYNHTGRQYYFGARYAF, encoded by the coding sequence ATGTTTTACGCACCTGGAGGGCGCACGCGCGCCTATCGAAACGGCCTCGTGGCCGGCACTTCGGCCCTGGCCATCGCCCTGACGCTGAGCGTCGGCGCGGCCTCGGCCCAGACGGCCCCGGCCCAGGATGAGGAGACCCAGGTCGACGAGATCGTCGTCACCGGGTTCCGCGCCAGTCTGGACGCCGCCCTCGGGATCAAGCGCCGCGAGGCGGGCGTGGTCGACGTCATCGTCGCCGAGGACATCGCCGACTTCCCCGACCTGAACCTGGCCGAATCCATCCAGCGGATCCCGGGCGTCTCGCTGGACCGCGACGCCGGCGAGGGCCGCTCCCTGACGGTGCGGGGCCTGAGCTCGGACTTCACCCGCACGCGCATCAACGGCATGGAGGCCCAGGCCACCACCGGCGGATCGGACTCCTCGGGCGGGGCCAACCGCGGGCGCGGCTTCGACTTCAACGTCTTCGCCTCCGAGCTGTTCAACTCGATCACGGTGCGCAAGACGGCCGCGGCAGAGACCGAAGAAGGCTCGCTGGGCGCCACCATCGACCTGCAGGCGGTGCGTCCGTTCGACTACGACGAGGGCTTCACCTTCGCGGCGTCGGCACAGGGCGGTTACAACGATCTGTCCGAAACGACCAACCCGCGCGCGGCCGTTCTGCTGTCCAACATCTGGGGTGACGGCCGGTTCGGGGCGCTGATCTCGGCCGCCTATTCCGAGCGCGACCTGTGGGAGGAGGGCTTCAGCTCGGTCCGCTGGGCCCCGGCCGCGGCCCCCGGTTCGACCAACTCGGGCGGCTTCTGCAGCCCGGTCGGCGTCACGCCCCAGAACCCCGGCAACAGCACCGCCAACGGCTCGTCCGCCGCGAACTGCGCCGTCGGCGTCGCGCGCCCGGCCAATACGGCGTCCAACGTCGCCGCCTACAACACGGCCAACCAGGCCAACGTCTTCATTCCGCGCCTGCCGCGCTACGGCCGGCTGACCCACCACCAGGAACGCCTGGGCGTCACGGGGGCCTTCCAGTTCAAGCCGGACGACGCGACGGTGCTGAGCCTGGATGTCCTGTATTCCAAGCTGGACTCCACCCGTCAGGAAGACTTCCTGGAGTCGCTGTCGTTCAGCCGGAACGCCGCCGCCGGCGGCCAGACCCAGATCGCCGTGCGCGAGGCTGCGGTCGAGAACGGGGCCCTGGTCTATGGCGTGTTCGACAACGTCGACGTCCGCTCGGAGCAGCGGTTCGACGAGCTGACGACCGAATTCACCCAGGTGAACTTCACCGCCGAACACGACTTCTCGGACACGGTGCGCGGCAAGTTCTTCATCGGTCGCGCGCTGTCGGAATACACCAACCCGGTGCAGACGACGGTCACGCTCGATCGCCAGAACATCCAGGGCTACAGCTTCGACTTCCGGGGCAACCCGAACACGCCGACCCTCAACTACGGGTTCGACGTCGCCAGCCCGGCCAACTGGCAATGGCGGGACGTCACGCTGGGCACGACCCTGGCGACCCTGCCGCGCTCCGAAATCCGGCTGCGCCCCAATGGCGTGACGACCACCTTCGAATCCATCAGCGGCGATCTGGAGTGGGATGTCCGCGACTGGCTGACGCTGAAGGTCGGGGTCAACGGCAAGTCGTTCCAGTCGGATTCCTATGAGTTCCGGCGCACGGACGAGACCCTCGTTCCCGCCCTGCCGGCGGGCACGACCGTGGCGAACATTTCCAACGTCCTGACCGGGTTCGGCAACGATCTCGGCGGCACGGGCAATGCGACGTCCTGGCTGCGTCCGGACCTGAACGCGCTGGCCAGCCTGTTCAACATCTACTGCAACTGCAACACCGGGGTGGCGGGCGGGGACTTCACCCTGACCGGCGTGACCAACGGCAATGCGCGCGGCGGCAACCGGACGATCCGGGAAGACGATTTCGCCTACTATGCGCAGGCGGACTTCAACACCGAGTTGATGGGGGTCCCGTTCCGGGGCAACTTCGGCGTCCGTCAGGTGCGGACCGAGCTGGATGCCCGGGGCTTCTCCTCCACCGGGGGCGGGACGCGGGTCAGCGGCACCAACACCTATGAGGACACGCTGCCCTCCCTGAACCTGGCGATCGAGCCGGCGCAGGACCTGATCGTGCGCTTCGCGGCGGCCAAGGTCATGGCGCGGCCGCAGATCGGCAACACCCTGGCCGGGACCAACTATCTGGTGCCGACCACGTCGCTGTCGACCGCGACCAACTTCACCGCCAGCATCGGCAACGTCGATCTGGAGCCCTTCCGCGCCAAGACCTACGACCTGAGCGTGGAATGGTACTTCACGGACGAAGCGCTGATTTCGTTCGCCTATTTCTACAAGGACATCGACACCTACATCCAGATCATCCGCCAGGACCTGCCCTATACGGCCCTGACGGCGCTGAACCCGACGGCGTTCGATCCCGCGTTCTGCACCACCACCTGCTCGGGTTCGACCGTGTTCCAGCTGACCAGCGCGGTGAACACCGAAGGCGGGCCGCTGAAGGGCTTCGAGATCAGCTACCAGCAGCCGTTCACCTTCCTGCCGGGCTTCCTGCAGTATCTGGGCGTGCAGGCGAACTACACCCACGTCGAGAGCGAGATCGACTATTGCAACGACGCGGTGTGCTCGACCTTCGTCACCAACGACCTGATCAACCTGTCGCCGGCCGCCTACAACGGCACGCTGTACTATGACGACGACCGCTTCTCGGCGCGGATCTCGGCGGCCTATCGCGACGAATATCTGCAGAACGTTCCGGGGCGGAACGGCAATCTGGTCGAGGGCAAGATCGAGACGCTCAACATCGACGTGTCGTCCTCGTTCAAGCTGACCGATCAGATCACCCTGACGTTCGAAGGTCTGAACCTGACCGACGAGGACAATCACCAGTACGTCGGCGACGACAATCGCCAGTCGACCTCGGTCTACAACCATACGGGTCGCCAGTACTATTTCGGGGCGCGCTACGCCTTCTAG
- a CDS encoding pectate lyase family protein: MMHILASRILSAGLGIAAVSGMAACAHARPSPLPEDAGVVAFPGAEGAGRVSLGGRGGIVVRVTNLDDSGPGSLRAAVETEGPRTVVFDIGGTIHLLTPLRIREPRLTLAGQTAPGGGITLRGQPLLISADDVVVRYIRSRLGDADRVETDAVTIDRGSRIILDHVSASWSVDETLSIGSRDRVIDAVTVQWSIIAESLNLSAHSKGDHGYGSLVRGNRGAHFTFHHNLWASHRARMPRPGNYLTPDVDPVGPRFEFTNNVFYNWGQGHAGYNSDRDPATVSTYAFVANAYRRGPDSTGAVIFEEESTAAHAWFDANSIGGVVPSDPWAPVTGDDTPGYRLAALPDWATPATETAEQAWASVLASAGASRVRDAVDTRVVAGVAAGTGRIINSQTDVGGWPDLAPGTPWIDTDGDGMPDDWEADHGHDARVADGAADRDGDGYTNLEDWLNSLAG; this comes from the coding sequence ATGATGCACATTCTTGCAAGCCGTATCCTGTCGGCCGGTCTGGGCATCGCCGCCGTGTCGGGCATGGCCGCCTGCGCCCACGCACGTCCCTCCCCGCTGCCGGAAGACGCCGGCGTCGTGGCCTTTCCCGGCGCTGAAGGCGCGGGTCGGGTATCGCTGGGTGGGCGCGGCGGGATAGTCGTGCGCGTCACCAATCTCGACGATTCGGGACCCGGCAGCCTGCGCGCCGCGGTGGAGACCGAGGGCCCGCGCACGGTCGTCTTCGACATCGGCGGCACCATCCACCTGCTGACGCCCCTGCGCATCCGCGAGCCGCGCCTCACCCTCGCGGGCCAGACCGCGCCGGGCGGCGGCATCACCCTGCGCGGCCAGCCGCTGCTGATCTCGGCCGACGACGTCGTCGTCCGCTATATCCGTTCACGCCTCGGCGACGCCGACCGGGTCGAGACCGACGCCGTCACCATCGACCGGGGCAGTCGCATCATCCTCGACCACGTCTCGGCCTCCTGGTCGGTGGACGAGACCCTTTCGATCGGCAGCCGGGACCGCGTGATCGACGCCGTCACCGTCCAGTGGTCGATCATCGCCGAGAGCCTGAACCTGTCGGCCCATTCCAAGGGCGACCACGGCTACGGCTCGCTGGTGCGCGGCAATCGCGGGGCTCACTTCACCTTCCACCACAACCTGTGGGCCAGCCACCGGGCGCGCATGCCCCGCCCCGGCAACTATCTGACCCCCGACGTCGACCCCGTCGGCCCCCGGTTCGAGTTCACCAACAACGTCTTCTACAACTGGGGCCAGGGCCACGCGGGCTACAACTCCGACAGGGACCCGGCGACCGTCTCGACCTATGCCTTCGTCGCCAACGCCTACCGCCGGGGCCCGGACTCGACCGGGGCGGTCATCTTCGAGGAAGAGAGCACCGCCGCCCACGCCTGGTTCGACGCCAACAGCATCGGCGGCGTCGTCCCTTCCGATCCCTGGGCGCCCGTCACCGGCGACGACACCCCCGGCTACCGGTTGGCCGCCCTGCCCGACTGGGCCACCCCCGCCACCGAAACCGCCGAACAGGCCTGGGCGTCTGTCCTCGCCTCCGCCGGAGCCTCCCGGGTCCGCGACGCCGTCGACACCCGCGTGGTCGCGGGCGTGGCCGCCGGCACGGGCCGCATCATCAACAGCCAGACCGACGTCGGCGGCTGGCCCGACCTCGCCCCCGGCACCCCCTGGATCGACACGGACGGCGACGGCATGCCCGACGACTGGGAGGCCGACCACGGCCACGACGCGCGCGTCGCCGACGGCGCGGCCGACCGCGACGGCGACGGGTACACGAACCTCGAGGACTGGCTGAACAGCCTGGCGGGCTAG
- a CDS encoding SemiSWEET family sugar transporter, whose translation MSDWIATAFGTAAALCSITSFAPQMIKIWKERDASSVSLRTYALTVTCFILWVVYGVLTEAWPVTIANACALLMAAGVLGMKWRFRDGDPEAAGR comes from the coding sequence ATGAGCGACTGGATCGCCACCGCCTTCGGCACCGCCGCGGCCCTGTGCTCGATCACCAGCTTCGCGCCGCAGATGATCAAGATCTGGAAGGAGCGGGACGCCTCGTCGGTGTCGCTGCGGACCTATGCGCTGACGGTGACCTGTTTCATCCTGTGGGTGGTCTATGGCGTCCTGACCGAGGCCTGGCCGGTGACGATCGCCAATGCCTGCGCCCTGCTGATGGCCGCGGGTGTGCTGGGCATGAAGTGGCGGTTCCGGGACGGGGATCCGGAAGCGGCCGGGCGCTAG
- a CDS encoding low affinity iron permease family protein: MERLFIRFATLTAKIAGKPWTFIACLMIVLLWAVTGPIFGFSETWQLVINTGTTIITFLMVFLIQNTQNRDGAAMQAKLDELVYAVKRADARFIGIEHLTERELDKILEEVEHRAQEVHAGKPARAIKGRPAVRAEDVEAAQPRAATPAAERKPAARARRKAST; encoded by the coding sequence ATGGAAAGACTGTTCATCCGGTTCGCCACCCTGACCGCCAAGATCGCGGGCAAGCCGTGGACCTTCATCGCCTGTCTGATGATCGTGCTGCTCTGGGCGGTGACCGGGCCGATCTTCGGCTTCAGCGAGACCTGGCAGCTGGTCATCAACACCGGCACGACCATCATCACCTTCCTGATGGTGTTCCTGATCCAGAACACCCAGAACCGCGACGGGGCGGCCATGCAGGCCAAGCTGGACGAGCTGGTCTATGCGGTGAAGCGGGCCGATGCGCGGTTCATCGGCATCGAGCATCTGACCGAGCGCGAGCTGGACAAGATCCTGGAGGAGGTCGAGCACCGGGCCCAGGAAGTCCATGCCGGCAAGCCCGCGCGGGCCATCAAGGGCCGGCCCGCCGTCCGGGCCGAGGACGTGGAGGCGGCCCAGCCGAGGGCGGCGACCCCCGCCGCCGAACGCAAGCCCGCCGCCCGCGCGCGTCGCAAGGCCTCGACATGA